The Molothrus aeneus isolate 106 chromosome 11, BPBGC_Maene_1.0, whole genome shotgun sequence genome segment TTACCTTATGACACAAGAAAACATCAACCCAGATTTTCCACAAGCAAATTAAAAACTCAGAAAttataaaaagttttaaaaatataagtaTCAATTATCTTACTCAGGATAGGGATCACGAACATTAAATCTTTTACACAGCAGCTTATCAGGATGCCATTCAAAGTTGTCTCTTGTGAGTTTGCCAAACATCTTCATCTTCACAGCTGTTTCCTTATCATCAATATCATTCTGAAAAAGTCAAACATTTATAGCTGacaaataactttttaaagagagatgtaaaatgtattttatattcaaTTTCAATGTGCAGAACTTATACTCTTTAAGTTCTGGAATTAATTGCAGAAATTACACTCACAAAAATCTTACTGAACTGTTGTAAGATTTATGAACAGGACAAATCCATCAATATTTAAATGCTGTTTAACAAAGATTACTCTGTATGCACCAAGTGTTTTCAAAAGCTGCTAAACAGAAGGGCACCAGAACAGTGGCATATCTTCATGagagtttaaaagaaaaggggcTAAGGCAACACCTGCAGCTCCAATGTGTTAAAAGACAGCAAATACCTCTTGGTCTCGAGGAACTTCAACTTTGTCAACATCATCTTCATATTTGGCCCTGGTGAACCTGGATGAGAGTGTGGAATTTGAGGATCTGTAGAACATTGCTGCACGGTAGAACTCCTCCTGTTCTCTGCCCCGCTCCCACTCCGTCATATTCTGGTCAAAAAAACGCTCCAGTCTTTCTCCTGTGGGATGAGGAGAGAAATGCTTAGCAGAGATGGCAGCTTGTTCTGGGTCAACACTtctcaaacaaaaaataacattCTTGCAAGtatttaatgaatatttatCATAAGGGTAGTACTAACCCCAACTGTGTTAATCCCTGATAAATGGAGGTCATTTTTCAAGACAGCAAGAATGAGAGCATTTGGCCAATGCTAAATTGataatttaagtaattttaCTTGTAAAACTGATTCCTTACTCATTGCCCTCTAAAGAATGTTCAAAATACTTAATGGATTTAACAGgtgattaaaacaaaaagtatAACCCAAAGCTTTATCAAGTAAGTAAAACATAGAACAGAATAATTTAAGCCTGGCTATGCTTTGGTAACTTGCTGTGTGATCTGTGAAGTGCCCACTGATAAATACAGAGTTTGCACACAGGTTTACAGCAACAGGTCCAGTTTGTCTCccagaaggaagaggaaataaCACCAGCCAAGCAAATACACTTAGAGTAAAACAGACCTTTAAGCATTCCAGTTATTTACCCATTTCCATCATAATGACTAGGCAGGCACTCACAGTCATAATTGGGAATATTCTACTTTACCCAGGGAAAATCCCAGTCCTGAATAGAGGAACTATGGATTCAAAGCTCAAGTAGCCTGTCCCAATGCAGTAACCAGAAGAGGCTACTgaccagaaaatatttattttatataatgaaaAGGActtaaaaagagacaaaaaccCAAATCACAACTAAAACAACAAACCACATGCTTTCCTCTGTCAAATTTCCCTGGAGTCCATTTTCTTCCTCCCCAGTAGCCCCTGTGTACTtcaaaatttggaaaaaacccaacccttttTTTTGAAAGTTCATTTCAAGGCAATTTAAAGTCATGGGCTGATGATGAACTCCCTGGATCAACTTCAGCTTTTCATGCCTTacagaaaaaccacagaactgAAGACCTCACCACAAGACCTTGTGAGTACCTAGTTTAATCTAATATAAACCACAGTGTCATTTAATAtcaaaaacctaaacaaaatgGAAGGAGACTGAAACAGCATGAAAAGAGATGATGAAGGAGGTTGGACGTTTTTTGTTTTGGAGTAAGAGCTCTGCAtggatgctgtgtttttacaGTCCTAAATCTTTCTGAGAAGAACATAAATGACAGCAGAAGTCTGAGCATCTGCAGGACATACAATAGAAGCTTTGACAAGTGTGAAATACTTCATTCACTTTAGGGTTCTTATCTTCCCCTGGTGCAGAGGGAATGGGGTTTCTTCTGATTCTGCTGTTACCCAATCCTCTTCCTGCCTTTATAGGATCTGTCAGTTTGACTCCTCAAAGAGAAACAAACTAAATTAAAAGGCTTGGTCCCCTGACCAAAGCTGAAGTGTACCTTGGCAAATGAAACAAGGGAAATGAAGTAGAACTGAACTTCTGCTACATCACAGAAGTATGAAATGTAATGCCTAAAATCAAGACTTGCTGACAACTGAGTAAGTGAGCTGTTCTCTTGAACTCAACATGACTAAGTATCAGTAAAAATTTCTGTAAGCATTGGTCCTGAAAAGAAGTAAAAGGAGAAATGCTGTGAAATTCAGGAAGAGAACTCAGAGTCAATATAAAAtgcattgggaaaaaaaaagggggggaggggaaggaaaaaataaatcaagaaatATTTTACCTCTTTCTCCTTGTTTAAGACTTTTCACAAAATTTTCatatcttttttgtttttctggattttttgcaAATGGTTTGAAGTCACTAGAACCAGCATTTGCTAACTGCCCTCCCAGCAGCATCTGCCATTTGTGAGCAGCATCTTCTGTGGAGGCCACCTGGAATCTGCTACTGGGTGACTCCTGAGgcactggttttgctttcatttgttGTTCAGATGCTTGTTTCACTTGTTTAAGTCTTTCTCTATCTTTCTCAGATAGATATTCCAAAACAGAAGGAGCTGGacctaaagcagaaaaaaagcagtgaaagataaagagaaatgaaaaattactaGAACTATTTCTTCCCCTTTAGTAGAAGAAAAATCCCTACCACATGTGTATAAATTCAGATTAAGTGCTCTTAAGCAGAAATTAACAATAAAATGGCATAAATGGCAAATAAAAATTTGGCCACTATTACATCTTTTATGCTATTTACATATAACTTGATAAAGTTTACTATTGTAAACTTTTTTGTGACTCACAAATGTGAGCCACAGTTACAAATTATCTTCTTAGTATATCTAAATGTATTTCAGTAaaacattttacagaaaaaattatCACAGCCTACTATATTCACAAAAGGCCACAACTCTGTCAAAAAACCACAATCCAGCACATActttttgcctttaaaatatttaagtaaatTAATACACAGACAGTTATGTCAACAATTCAACTGCTGAGATGAAACTGAACAATGAAAtgtgtgggatctcagcacatcgttcccaatgtccagagatgccaggagaacccttgggggtctcggaaatcctggaatgttgccaggagtgtctggtggcttgattttgatccatccacagaagtgacagcagtttgaggacatgagaatcactttagagtgaagggtgtaaaagggacacgtttagagggtgaaatataaactttaaggtttttggtacaggggggttatggagacaagatggagggatcagggcgtgtctcgtccttcttctttcttcttcttgtcctctatctcctgtggtgatgttggcacttggggattggtttatggtgaaggtgcacttgccaacatgggtgaaaagtattggaaaataaaggtaaatattatgtacatagattttagtataaaaagacatgaccgccccatGGGTGggcagagtgcccttggctgccttgcaggtcagacctctgttgggcagacagaaaattttgtagataagaaacaataaacaatctgaagaccgaaaagctgaagagtccagactcgtcctttgaaacgcgtgccacccaagagccaccctacccgtgtgggggcagagacagacagccggacCCGACAGAAATGGTAACTAGATTGgatatatttttgtaaaaaaataagcaCTCAAAGCCAGACCAAATTCTTACTGCTCTGTACCTAAACATACAAAGAGGCTCGAAACACAAGCACAGACATGGTCAGGTATGTTTATGTTCCTACCTTTCAGCTCAGCCTCCCCCAGCTGTTCCCTCCTCTGAGCTGCATTCAAGGCATGCCTGCTGTGGTGGGCTGGGTCCCTCTCCAGTTTCCCAGCTGACTCCTCCAGTGCCTTCTGCAGGTGGCAGCTTTcattcccagctggcagcaccgGGCGGAAGTGATGCACGGGTCTGTAATTCCGGGGCAGGCTGGGTGCTGGGTAAATCTGGGGGAAAAGgggcaacaaaacaaaaacccactgagagagagagagagagagagagagagagagagagagagagagagagaactttGTGTGCAACACTTACAGGTGTTCCAGATAAACAAAAACCCAAGAATTCCTCAGTTTACATCTTAGCAGTAGAAACAGATGATACAAGCTACCAATTCCTACAGACCAGTAAGTGGCACTGTAAAACAAACTCTGGGAACAAATATATTGACAGCtatggaaaaatatgaaaatgtgcACATTAAGTGACAGAGAAATTAACAAGAGTCTTAGGATGCACTGCTTTTATTTGAGAAAATGCTCTTTAATATTGCTCACtatatttttaaactgaagtCAAATGATTTAATCAATTGGATTACTGAGTACTTCCATGCTTACTACATTTGAATGTCTTTCAAAGTGCTTTTCCCCATGTTCTTCATTCAAGCTGTTACTCAAGGGGTTATCTCTGTGCTTCCTATAGGATGGGATTTTATATACCACACAAATATTCTTCCTCAGAAAGAGGACTCTGTCATACAATTGTTTGTCATTCTAATTTATGCAAATATATAGGGCATGAATTATGTAGACCTGAAGATAGGACTAAGCAGTTAAATTGTCACCAAAATAGCAAAGTGAAAAAACATGAGGCCTGCTTTTTACAGAAAACTGAATGTTACATATGAAAGATCCAGAAccaaaatatgtaatttttttaaaatatttttttaagttaaattaAACCATTCCTCCAGCTTTATGGAAAGTAGCAGTGAATAGTGTGGAAGGCATTTGTTCAAAGCCAGTACCCAGGCAAAGTTTAAATACCTTCAGGAGTCTGATAAATTTTAGGTTTCTATTGAACAGCCTCCAGTGCTATAATTTTGTTCCTTCAGCAATTTTTACTGCTGaccaaaacatttatttctgagAACAGAAAAACACCAAGAAGCAGTAGAGTCCACGCAGTTCACATGATGAAGGATTTTATTCTTAATACATAAAATATCACTATCTGCTTACCTTGACTGGAGCTGATGGTTTTGATGCCAAGGAAAAACCAGCCAGGACTTTGCCTATATATTTAAAATCTCTTTCAGGCCCTACAAAATTATCACAGAGTTGGTCAATATTTAAAACATGCATGGttaggcaattttttttctcaatatttTCCATATGTCACTGTCTATTATGAGTCATAATTGTAGTTTGTCTTCACCacctttcatttaaaattaaggGTTCTGATTCTGGATTAATATTCTACAACTCTCAGAGTGACTGCTGAAGGCTGAACATGGCTTACAGTGAAGCAGCAGTACCCACACTGTGCACAGCCAACACCAGCAGTGCCATTAGTGTGTACAACCAACATGAACAGCTGCTCCAAAATTACAACAGCATTTCATGCATTTACACAGTGCAGTAAAAATAAAGAGGCACCAAGATACAATTCACAACAATTACCTGAAAATACAGAAGTTCATCTAAAACAAAAGGTCTCTTTTTAAGTGCTGGGCCATATTTTGTAACTGGGATTCACAATCACttgttttcttcagtgaaaGTGAGCACTGTATCTCACAAAGCAGCACATATTGTCCTTTTGAAAATATGCTTTGAGGGTTTCATCTACACTGGGATTACTGGAAGACTTTGGAAATCATTTCTGTAATTGAACACTTCAATATAGAAGTAGGACTAGCTGAATTTTCAGAGATTAAGGCTGAAAATTACAATATATGGCAAATACAGactacatttcttatttttctccccCATATTACATTGACTCTTTAAAGAGAACCACAGTTCTTACTTTTTTTGGATTTATACTGTTTTGGTGCTGTCCAGCCATACAAGCCATCCCCAGGCTCCTCATCCTTTAGAACTGTATCATATTTGGACAGTGTGTCAGTTGCATAAATATCATCATCTTCTTCCTCTAGAGCTCCTACACCAAAAGcctaaaatacatatttaaaatgaGAACTCCAAAGTGGAAAAACTTTTAAGTCACATATCAGAACACATGTACATGGATATCTATTCATCTATATAAAGTCTACAGTAAAAATATAGATACACTGGGAAAAATGTAGTTACACCACAGAAACTgaggtggaaaaaaacccccccacACCTCAGTGAGCACAAAAGtaacaaaagcaaacacattCCAGTCCCTTGGCAGGGAGAAACACCAAGTTTGGTAGTACAAGACAAGGACAGCAGACTAGTTCCACCAAAATAACACATATAATCTGACTAGGAGCAGGTTAAGttctcaaaaggaaaaaaaatgtcagtTAACAGGGAAATTAAAGAAGTagaattcccagaaaatatAAACTGACAATACTTGTAGATAAGAACTACAAATACCCTGGAGCAACACAAAACCTCTCTAGCTGACAGATACAGCATTACTGAAAGTACAATAGACAAAAACCATAAACTCAAAACATCAAAGTAACACAGAACATTTTTCCATCCAGCTACTCAGTCAGGGAGTTTTTATAGTTGTCTTTTACAGTTTCAGTAAGTGAAGGCATTTGAGAGTTTTAAGGATTTTTCCACATCTtcaaaataagtttttaaaaaatcctattttcaaATCACACTTAACATTTCTTACAATATTACAATGACTAGGAGCTTTTAACTTAAACCAAAATTTATGTGGATTTTACTACACTAatgataaaattaattaaaaaatgtcCTTACCTGACCTGTAATACCCAGTTTTCTTCCTTTACTGTGTCTCAAATCACCAAGTAAATTGCTTGTTTCTTCAGAACCACCTGTGAAAAGATTCAGGTGTTCTCTTCCAGATGCACCAAACAAGGCTTGAGAGGGGTCCAAACCCTTATAGCCAAGTCCATGGACATTCTCTTTTGGAGTCAAGTCTACAGGCATTACATCCTTCGGTGCAAAGGTCACATTCTCTGGCTGGTATTCATCCTCTTCATCCTTGTACAAATTAAAAGTTTATGAGAGTTTATGACTAAAAGTTCTGTATGTTGAGCTTTTACAACATTCACTTAACACGAGCCTGGGCAAGTTTTCATTTCCTGAATTGTGTATGAACTAAACAtagcaaaagaagaaatttagATATTAACACTTTTCTTCACATTAAGCTTCTTACAtagcaaaagaagaaatttagATATTAACATCTTTCTTCACATTAAGCATAGAAAGTATTTATAAACACTTTTAAGAAgatttgaaaatgcattttaaaatactgtttgaGGACATTAAAGAAGTTGTTTTATTCTTCAATCTGTTGTCACATATTCTTCCAAAAGCCAACAGACCACTTTCCCTGTTCAATACCTCAGAACCCTCAGACAGTCCAGGTGGTAATGCACAACCATAAATCTTCACTGTAGGATCTGTAAGAGACAGCATAACATCATAttacattaataaaaataaaaagagggtTTAAAATCAACTTTTAATCAGTCTATGAATGCCAACTTTCTACTAGCAAGGAAGTGAATTAGCTAAGGAAGTTCCCTGCACTTACCAGGTTTCTGTCTGCGTGGCTTTCTTTTGACTCGTGGGCCAATTCCTTGTCCTTCTTTCCAGCCCATTTTTCGTAATAGTTCAACCCCAACTGttattctaaaaagaaaaaaaaaatgaaacaaaagccaaaattaCTTCAAGCCACACCTTTATTATCTGTTGATAAATAATGTACATATAGAATATTTGAACTTCTAGTTTTATATCCCACTTTAAAATCAAATCTGAAAGTGTTACTACTTGCATACACACTACCTGTCAGTTTATAAATGTTTACTTGGTGCAAGTCTGcacattcaaaacaaaaatccaggtGGAGGCCCTTAGGGAATGTACCACTGCAGGATCTTCCAGTCTCACAATTGCAGTGGCCAAACATTACTGTTCTAACAACACTTCTAAGTGAAATGAATGGTTTGGCAAAGTTTCAGGTAAATTTACTTACTTAGATGGTCCAATTAAATCATCAAATGCAGTGGTTCCTGGAATGGGAGCAACTACTCCtgcaatctgtctagctttCTCCTTTATTCTGTCTTTAGCTTTAGATGCAAAATCATCTGTAGTTGTAATATCTTTTGGTGCTATCCCAAATTCACTAAGATCCTGGAAATACAAAAATGAGAACATTTAGATTAAGCATCCTTTAAGTTCTTGCTTATTATAATAGTAAAGTAATGAAAATGGCATATGACCTTCCTATCTGCTAATTTTCTCAAACCACTTATGCAGTTTTCTTTGCAATAACTTTAGTGGAAATATCTTAAAACAGTTTCAAAAGCATTTGCATTTTCTGATAAGGTGAAAAGGTTGagttcaggttttattttttaatactgaCATCACAGGAGCTTCTTAAATGAACCCATGAAATAGTCTGTATAAGCTAGTAGGATAGCACTGTATACAAGAAGTAATTACTTCAATTTTTGCTGTTATGGTAACTATTTGCAGAGGTTTTAAATTCCTTTCTAAATTTACCTCTTCATCCATGAAGTCTTCTGGTCCAAGAACAGTTCTGTCTGCTCTCTTCTGCCGTGATGATACAAAAGCTGATGGTGTCCATCCTTTAAAGAAGGCAAATATTTAAGTAAGGTACTTAAGGCAACAAagtattcaaaaacaattcaagcATTTCAACCTTACATCTTAAGTACACAccaaagaaatatttgtaaaattacAGTCCAAAAATTCAGGGAGAAATAACTTCAGCAATATTATTTCAACTATTCACAGTATAAGGAACAGCAGGAACAAAAATGCTTGGTGACAGTTAATTTGTTTTCACTAACATGACAATATGATTCTCAATATAACCATTCCCAGAAGACAGCAAAATATCTGACCTTCCTTTGTTCCAACAGTGTTAAAGTATCCAGCAGAAAAGCCCCCGGTGAATGCACCATGGAAACGCTGGTATCGTCCCTTTGCATCTTTAACAGTCTGCTCTTGGAGAGGAACTGGCTTTTTAATTCGTTCACCTACAATCAAACAGATCAGAATGTAAGACACAACTTTACATGAAGGAACAATTTCCCACTTCCTCCAGATGCTGTTTCTTCCTTGCAAGTAAGAACATGATCAAACACTGGCCATCCTGACATGGAAATCACcacatttcatttatttccacTCCATTGTAACTATTCATGAACACCATTGATAAATTCTTGGGATCTTTTGGGTCACTGTGACCCCAAGATTgttcaaagtctcttttcccagtccAGTGCTTGAAGAAgcagtcagggctcttcatttctgggtctcaaggttgttcattgttccttatctataaaattctttctcctgccctgccaggcccatccagcaggacagttccaggcactctgcctgcccccagggcagggttatgtctttatactaaaaactacctgtacaatgtttacaattccttcccaatacccatcacctgtgttagacagtgagcttctactctaagcCAATCTGtgagtgccaccatcacagcagaagatggaggccaagaagaagaaggagaaaggctggacacacccagatccctccatcttgcctcctgaacccccataccaaaaaccccaaaatcgacttttccaccccatgataacttcactattattctacctaaactgttgtggtttgctgatcttcatctaaggctggtaatttgctccatgggtcataatcaaacccacaggtgttctgggctctgtgccagggtctctgagcccctggcaggggttctggccatcctggacagccagagggatgtgctgggttccCACAATAAATGAAAAGCATGAAGTGTTCACATCAAAATTCTTAATTGTACAGACTTCTGAGAACATTGCATTTTTTCTTGTGAAAGGAAACTTTTTAAAGTATGCAAGATCTCTGGCAGGATTTCTTCACTTCAGTAATTGCTTGAGACATTACATATCAAAAGTGTATAAACtgaaaccaaacacaaaaaaccatAGACTTTGACACAAACATTTACCTCTTTTTAACAACATTTCTTGAATAAAATGGCACAGACTTGGGAGTCACAACTGTACATTAGTCCTGGCCCTGTCCATTTCAACCATATAAGCATCAGACGATCAGATTAGCATAACTGCGtaattttgaagtgttttatgTGAACTGtactggggtttttggggggatgggGCGGACAGAAGCAAACACTGGCACCCGGAGCAGCCGGCACAAGCCGCGGGGTAccgcagccacagccacagccggAGCCGCAGTGCTGCCGAGGCCTTTCTTTCCCCGCTCCGCTCGGCCTGTGCTGGGCCATCCTCCCGCAGGACAGCTCGGCTGCCGAGCAAGGCCCccgcagcaggagctgtgggaaggaagCAGGTCTGTGCTGGGCCCACACACCGCAGCCCCTCGCAGAAAGGGCTGGGCGGCGTTCAGCCGCGAACCGAGCAGAACCGGACCGGAGCGGGCAGGCCCTTCGGGATGCCCCAGCGCCTCACGCCGGGCCGCTCTGCAGCGCTCGCACAACGCATtgacagagggagggagggagggaggaggagcagacgaacctcccgggggtcccttaccctcctgcaggggctgcagcgcgCTGCCATAGCTCACCAAATCCTCCTCCTCGCTGTCGCTGCTCTCCGCCATCTTGCACGACGGTGGCCGCGCGGGACCCGGCGGCGTCACAAGAGGAGGCGGAGCCGCGCAGCGCCCGGCATCCCCCGGCACCGGGACCGCTCTGCGAGGGAGCGGCGCCCTGCCCCGCCGGCGGGAcgggagcggcaccggcaccCGCACCCTGCCCCGCCGGGACCCcgccggcggggcgggagcggcggcatCGCCCGGAGCCCCTCAGCGCCTCTCGGCCTCACGGCGGCGTTGGGGTTGCCCGCCGGGCACGGCGCGGTGCTGGGGCCCCTCTCGCTGCCCGCTCTGAGGGAGGGCAGGCGGCGGCCGCAGCCGGTCCGGGCGCACGggtccctccagcccagccgtGTTTGGCTGGAAAAGCCCCAGCGGAGCTGCCGTGTGCGGCTCCACATCATCGGTCCGAAACGCTGACTGTTGTCTTTAGAAATTACCCACGGCACATAATGTCAAACTGCCGGTGGTCAGCAGCCATGCGGTAACTGCCTCGAATCA includes the following:
- the GPATCH1 gene encoding G patch domain-containing protein 1; translated protein: MAESSDSEEEDLVSYGSALQPLQEGERIKKPVPLQEQTVKDAKGRYQRFHGAFTGGFSAGYFNTVGTKEGWTPSAFVSSRQKRADRTVLGPEDFMDEEDLSEFGIAPKDITTTDDFASKAKDRIKEKARQIAGVVAPIPGTTAFDDLIGPSKITVGVELLRKMGWKEGQGIGPRVKRKPRRQKPDPTVKIYGCALPPGLSEGSEDEEDEYQPENVTFAPKDVMPVDLTPKENVHGLGYKGLDPSQALFGASGREHLNLFTGGSEETSNLLGDLRHSKGRKLGITGQAFGVGALEEEDDDIYATDTLSKYDTVLKDEEPGDGLYGWTAPKQYKSKKRPERDFKYIGKVLAGFSLASKPSAPVKIYPAPSLPRNYRPVHHFRPVLPAGNESCHLQKALEESAGKLERDPAHHSRHALNAAQRREQLGEAELKGPAPSVLEYLSEKDRERLKQVKQASEQQMKAKPVPQESPSSRFQVASTEDAAHKWQMLLGGQLANAGSSDFKPFAKNPEKQKRYENFVKSLKQGERGERLERFFDQNMTEWERGREQEEFYRAAMFYRSSNSTLSSRFTRAKYEDDVDKVEVPRDQENDIDDKETAVKMKMFGKLTRDNFEWHPDKLLCKRFNVRDPYPDSSVVGLPKVKRDKYSVFNFLTVPEPTTSVTQATNEKIQESNSLNKPKKSSRWDVSDKEKEKKDSISEFISLARSKADAQQQPPVPAKEECGTGTAETPPSVVAEEDKDQEEESRRPPMDLFKAIFVSSSDEKSSSSEEEEESDEEQQPTTSERQSETTEQVDVADSSSSNLQESVTAATDSGIPSLPTSKQELDAAEEFGPKLPPAFSSGTTWQQQTEVPATFPGPSRKEKHRKIRERHKTKKERKRKKEKKKKHKKQKNKGKHKNKKLEKDSSSDTTDSSDSLSDMDTTGLSPKELLRRLKQLQY